The following coding sequences lie in one Danio rerio strain Tuebingen ecotype United States chromosome 3, GRCz12tu, whole genome shotgun sequence genomic window:
- the sgf29 gene encoding SAGA-associated factor 29 (The RefSeq protein has 1 substitution compared to this genomic sequence): protein MQTENKTSPYYRTKLRGLYTTAKADAEAECSILRRALDKIAEIKSLLEERRIAARMAGVYSDNDPPRKTMRRGVLMTLLQQSAMTLPLWIGKPGESPPPLCGAIPASSDYVAKQGDKVAARVKAVDGDEQWILAEVVSYNHSTNKYEVDDIDEEGKERHTLSRRRIIPLPQWEANPETDPEALFSKDQLVLALYPQTTCFYRALIHTPPHRPQDDYSVLFEDTSYADGYSPPLNVAQRYVVACKENKKK from the exons ATGCAGACAGAAAATAAAA CCTCTCCATATTATCGGACTAAATTGAGAGGTCTTTACACCACAGCTAAAGCAGATGCTGAGGCAGAATGCAG TATACTTCGACGGGCGCTTGACAAAATTGCTGAAATTAAATCTCTTTTGGAGGAGAGACGGATTG CTGCGAGAATGGCAGGAGTGTACAGCGACAATGACCCACCCAGAAAGACCATGCGCAGAGGAGTCCTGATGACCCTTTTACAACAGTCAGCCATGACACTTCCGCTATGGATCGGCAAACCTGGCGAAAG TCCTCCACCTCTGTGTGGCGCTATACCTGCAAGCAGCGACTATGTGGCTAAGCAGGGGGACAAAGTGGCGGCTCGAGTGAAGGCTGTGGATGGTGACGAACAGTGGATTCTTGCTGAAGTTGTCAGCTACAATCACTCCACTAACAA GTATGAGGTCGATGATATTGATGAAGAGGGTAAAGA GAGACACACGTTGAGTCGCAGAAGAATAATTCCTCTCCCACAGTGGAAAGCAAATCCTGAGACGGACCCAGAGGCCCTGTTCAGTAAAGATCAGCTGGTTCTGGCTCTCTATCCACAGACCACCTGCTTTTACAGAGCTCTGATCCACACACCACCACATCGG CCTCAAGATGACTACTCGGTTCTGTTTGAGGACACATCTTATGCTGATGGGTATTCTCCACCTCTTAACGTCGCCCAGAGATATGTAGTGGCCTGCAAGGAGAACAAGAAGAAGTGA